Proteins encoded in a region of the Procambarus clarkii isolate CNS0578487 chromosome 28, FALCON_Pclarkii_2.0, whole genome shotgun sequence genome:
- the LOC138369426 gene encoding putative uncharacterized protein FLJ46204, with the protein MLTHARMLTHARMLTHARMLTHARMLTHARMLTHARMLTHARMLTHARMLTHARMLTHARMLTHARMLTHACGLGPRQSSLGRTHAPSTNSVAPPKKHPYISCEHNLSAVSLIYQLSA; encoded by the coding sequence ATGCTGACACATGCCCGCATGCTGACACATGCCCGCATGCTGACACATGCCCGCATGCTGACACATGCCCGCATGCTGACACATGCCCGCATGCTGACACATGCCCGCATGCTGACACATGCCCGCATGCTGACACATGCCCGCATGCTGACACATGCCCGCATGCTGACACATGCCCGTATGCTGACACATGCCCGCATGCTGACACATGCGTGCGGCCTTGGCCCACGTCAGTCTTCTCTTGGACGAACTCATGCACCAAGTACAAATTCGGTGGCCCCCCCCAAAAAACACCCTTATATCAGCTGTGAGCATAATTTATCAGCTGTGAGCTTAATTTATCAGCTGTCAGCATAA